TTTGTTTTAATTATGGGTGCGAGTCAAATTTACATATgacattattaaaaaattactaGCTTCAATTCGACTCAAACCCGAATCAATTAGAAGACTCTCAACTCGAAACTTACCAACTCTAATCAACCCGTTCAACctcattttgattttttaaatttttaaaaaatatttaaataaaaaatctaaaataataatgatattattttaatttaaacatatgctaaccatttttttaaaatataatttaattctgTAAGTCTAAGTATAGAAATTtattcaatcaaataaaaaatattttaaaaaatatacaaaataaatataaaatgatgaaaatttatgatataaatatacaataaatttttttttccgaaCATACAATATCTAAAAATttagacaatatttattaattatatatttgtaaaaaaatttaaattttcgggtcaaTCCGAACACGATTTGTTTTTGGAGTCAAATATCGAGTCCACATCGATTAGTCTCGAATCCGAAAACCTTcaacccaaacctgattttttgaGTCGAATCTAATCACATTGACGAGTTGGGTCCGACTTTAACACCCCTAAATgatctcattttaaatttaaaatattgatgtgGAAGAAGTTACTATATTTTGGATATGAATTGTGATGGCTGAGGGGGGAATGAGTTATACATGTCCACAGTTTTAAAatctatattaaaaatatatataggcgacaaaaataaatttgcgaAGGTACATATTGAGCCTCGTGGAATCCACAGTACAACTCTAACCGCAGTCTTCCTCCACCGTTGGTTGCCCACGCCCCCACCGCTGACACAACGCCGCACCCGAAGCTTCTGTGAGAAGACAGCAATGGGGCTGGCTCAACTCGCTTCTCGAGCCCTCCTCCGATCGACCCGATTCACATCCAAACCCTATATCCTTCGCACCATCGTCTCCACACCAGACCGCCACAACTCCGAAACTTCCGCAGCCGCCGCAGAACCAGATCTACCTCCTAGAACTCCTGTTGGGGGCGCCCGAGTCCACTTCCCCAATCCGGATGACGCAATTGAGGTGTTTGTCGATGGATACCAAGTCAAGATTCCAAAGGGAATGACGGTGCTGCAGGCCTGCGAGATCGCTGGGGTTGACATACCGAGGTTTTGCTACCACAGTCGGCTTTCCATCGCCGGAAATTGTCGTATGTGCCTTGTCGAGGTCGAGAAGTCGCCCAAGCCAGTGGCTTCGTGTGCCATGCCTGCTCTTCCCGGTACTGTGATTTgctatcatatcaaaatttcctGGTTTCTTGAAATTCTTAGTAAAAAAATTTACGAGTTGGGTTGTGGGAAATATATTATTCGTGCTAAATGTGGTGTTGAGGCTTTCTATTTGTTTAAATGTTTGCTGTTGAACGTGAACCATACCAGCTCGATAAGTTTATTGACTTTAGAATTTGATGCGATCAGCTTGAATTACGAttgaatttattgattgttAGTTTTGGATGCAAATATGTGGTAATTTGTTTGGTTTGTAGTCGTTGTAGCTTAACTATGGCATAATTTTTGGGTGCTTAATGATTTTACTCCTTTCTACTTTTTataagaatttttttctttcataaaAATACTTGGGTTAGCATCACCTTCTTAATTTAAACTTCATTTAGTATTAAAATGTTAGTTACTGCTGCCTTGCTTATCTATTTAGGTTGGCTGAAGTTTGAACCTGCTCCAGGTTGAATTAGAAGTTTTTTATCTGTGTCAAGTTGCCCACCCCTGTTTTGCCTTTTTTATTCAATCTGTATAAGTTATTTCCCTTCGGATTTGTTTCGAGCTGGTTTTGATTTCAATAAGCTCCGCTATTACCAAATATCTTAGTGTATGTCAGTGAGGTGATAGTTAACCAGTAACAACTGCACCATCCACAGTCCTCTAAAAAGTCAACTCTCTCAAGGTACCAATTACAACCTTTAGTATTCTGGATGGGTTTAGGCTAGTTTATAATTGTATGCCGATTTTACCTACAGTGAGGTTGATAAATAATTTCATCTGTGCTGTGACCAAACTCGACATTGCCTGAATAATTAGTGGTTGTCCCCtgtttgttatattttttctttggcAACGTTTTTTGTCTGATACATTTAATTATCCCTCTGCAGTTCTGTAAAGCAAGCAAAACAGGTTTTGGTTTGGGCTTTtgtagtttattttttattcttcccTGTGAAGCACTGTTGAATTGATCTTATGCACAAGGTTGCTTTCCAATCTTACTTTTTCTGTGCCTTTATCCAAATTCTGTTGACAGGAATGAAGATCAAGACTGATACACCTATTGCGAAAAAGGCAAGAGAAGGGGTGATGGAGTTTCTGTTGATGAACCATCCACTAGACTGCCCAATTTGTGATCAGGGCGGAGAGTGCGATCTTCAGGATCAGTCTATGGCTTTTGGTTCTGATCGAGGTCGTTTTACAGAAACAAAGAGATCTGTAGTAGATAAGAACCTTGGCCCACTGGTTAAGACAGTCATGACTCGATGTATTCAATGCACAAGGTTCAAATCTCTATTTCTTGtgctttattttttcatttttgatttTATGTCTTCAGTTGGAGATACACATGCAATCATGGTTCTTTTCTTCTCTGTATGTAAAATTATAACTCGTTGAACTAGGCCAAAGATTCAAATGTAGTTCAGAATACTATGCTTTTTCTAACTCTTCCATTCATGTAATGGACTTAATGGTTCATTTAATATCTTTCGGAAACAAAGAATGCCgatgaaaatcaaactcttgTTTGTTTAACTTGTCACCTATACCTTTAAACAGATATTTTAGAATTACTTTTGCATTCTAAATAATTTTGAGAATATATTTGGAAaggattttaaatattaatttgacaTGTATGTGAATAAGTTTGtttaccagtggtatgaaaaatgtgaagCTACGTAATGCCTGGTTGAGTTGGTGAGAATTTAATTTGGCAATAATCATGTTTGAATAGTTGATTTAAATGcaaattgataaaataattgCAAAATTTGGAGGAAAAAAGAAGCAATTCTCAAAGATTTGTGTCTAAATTTTGGTTGAGCTTTTGAGTGGTTAGAGGAGATTGGAGAAATTTTTACTCAGAAGTCCAACCAAGTAACattaagtttttgtttttattttttaaagctCATCAAGTTTAGGGTAATCTAAAAAATAGATTCGACTGAACAGAACATCAATACTGGCTTTTTTAAATATCCTCATCTTTTTTCTACTCTTTGCATATATGCTTTAGTTTCTTTATGAATATTTACGATCAGTATTGATGGCATGCAATCTTATGTCATGTGGATGTGCTCGTTAAATAGGTGTGTAAGGTTTGCAACAGAAGTAGCTGGTGTTCAAGATCTTGGAATGCTGGGTCGCGGTAGTGGAGAAGAGATTGGAACTTACGTTGAGAAGCTAATGACAAGTGAGCTGTCAGGGAACGTGATTGATATTTGTCCAGTAGGAGCCCTGACCTCAAAACCTTTTGCCTTTAAAGCTCGTAATTGGGAGTTGAGTGGAACAGAGAGCATTGATGTCTCTGACGCAGTTGGTTCAAATATTCGTATTGATAGCAGAGGTCCTGAGGTTATGCGCATTCTGCCACGATTGAATGAGGTATTTTGGGCTTTATGCGCCATATTATGGTTGCATCGTACCCCTGATCTTTAAGATATCTTTTGATATGCATCACCTGTATATGGATGGGTTCTTGTCGGCTTTATGAACGctctttctttgttttcttttaagtAACAAAATTGCTTAACCTTATAAGATGCATAGCATAGATTCTGGTTTCAATTGATTGTCTTATCAAAAcctataattaattacaaccaGCTTGGTTAAAAGCATCCTAATAATCATGCGTAGCTGTATAATtgtatttaattgttttttagcACTAATTCATTAGGTTTAATGACTTACTCTTTGCAATTActttatctaattattaaatttaaatagcaTATTGATTACATTAAATTTGAATAGCATATTGTATTATtgttcttaattttattgagatgGCATTTCTCACCGGATGCAAACTTACCTTTGTTTAATTTTAAGGCTCAGTTGTAACTGAATTGTATACAAAATTGTGCTTTTGTTGGATACGGACAGCCTAGGTGGGACATATAGACATCTAAAAAGCTTATGCTACACAACTTATTATATCTAAACTTTGTCTCTGCTGGTGTTAGTGTAATGGCTGATTTGATTTTCATTCTATGTGATTCTTGTACTTTTTGCCATAACTATTTATTTCGGTTTTGCGTTGCAGCGTTATGCCTTTTGAATCGTATGTTGACCATTTTTTTGCATTCTTAAACAGTTAAAATCACGGATTTGTTTTTCTGAAACTTGAGTTTGTTTGTTACTGGCTACGTGTTTGTAGGACATCAATGAGGAGTGGATCTCGGACAAGACACGCTTCTTTTATGATGGTTTGAAGAGGCAAAGGCTAAGTGACCCCATGGTTCGTGGAGCCGATGGACAGTTTAAGGTTGTGAGCTGGCATGATGTGCTTGCTGTGGTTGCAGAAGTAATTCACCAAGTTAAACCTGAGGAAATCGTTGGGGTTGCTGGTAAGCTGTCTGATGCCGAATCCATGATGGCACTAAAGGATTTCTTAAACAAGATGGGATCAAATAACATTTGGTGTGAAGGGAATGGCTCAAATCCAAATGCTGACCTGCGAGCCGGATATATTATGAACAGTAGCATCAGTGGGTTGGAGAAAGCGGATGTTTTCCTTTTAGTTGGCACACaggtaaatattttatttatgatttaacacTATGGAGAACTTTACATTAAGATACCTTTTGTTTTATAcaacttttttttatcatttgtgTTTGATACAACTTGCTCAATCATGGTCGTTGCACTTTTTTTAATTCATCCACATGGAAAATTATCTGATTTTGGTGAAcgatcatctataggtatggaaGTACCTAAGCATTGGTCAACAAAGTCTcatctattactattattaagTGTAAGCCTATTAGAACAAAAAATGGTGCCGTGGTCtggtattttgttttcttcttctttttttatatattttttttaattttacaatTTCAACTTGCAGTTTAGTCCCTCATTAGtttttacaattatgatattatctctatttgaatataaatcaaattatttataaaaaaaatgtacaagcatgcaacatgttcgtcagtgtattttttttaattatgcaGTAGGACTTCTCCATTAATGATTTGCTGAAAGTTTCAAAAGTTTtgtggtgaaaaatccccataATTGCTTGGTTTTAAGTTTTTCTTTATTAGCTGATTGAATTCTTTAAAGTTGGTATTTGGATTGATGGTTTTGAATCTAAGAATTTCAATTATATAGTAACAAATCTATCTCTTCGTTTGGATAAATCCATTtcacaatatattttaaatacacaactagttattttttgaatgattgtggatttgaaattcatttcaATATGGAGCAATTTGAAAtcattcttttaaataatttctcaatcaaatcttccAATCATAACGCAACCTATGTTGCATTTGGATTGATTTAGATGAAGAGATCCGATTTGaggaatgaatttcaaatgactgcCATCATAGATGTAAACTCTTGAAATtgcataatttaatatgaagtggattttttaaatttaattgaattttgtcCATCCAAGGAAGTCAAGGAATCTGAAATCATTTGACATCCATAATCTCAAATACATCAATCCAAGCACAAGCTTATGGTACACTTGGATTGAGGATTTGAAGCTATCAATCTGAAATCCATTTGTTTGCTCGGATGAATTTATATTTGGTGAATTTCATATCCTCATCTTTGTTAATTTATGTAGATCTATTGGTAAATGtcatgaatttgaaatgcaTGAAGAAGTGCATCCTTAGGGTGCACTTGGATGGAAAGATTTGAAGTCGTGGATTTCATATCCATTTGATTGCGGGAAAGAATTTAGTTGGATGTATTTCAAATCCACCCTTCTATCAAAGTTTGTAGATGTAAAGGTGATTGTgatgtatttgaaatacactGTCATTCTTCAAACCACTCCAAAATCAAATCTTTCCATCTAAGCGTGGCCTTAAATTTTGTCGATCcaaacaaggaaatgaatttgaaatctatcatTTTAAATTCATCAATACAACGTAATTGAATTTGCAAAAAATAAGAAAACCCTGTTAAGTAACCTTGAGTTTTTTAGGGAGTAGTAGccaaaaatgataaattagTTATTAATGCATTGGTCCTTTCTTTTTTGCCTGTTCTATTTTTCAAGGACTGACTTGTTGATCACAATGTAACAAAAGTAAAAGTAGAAATTTTAGGACTGCGATTTATTAGCCCATATCAAATGTTAGAAATTGCTGAAAAGAGGTTTTAACTAATTGAGCTTTCTGTTTAGAGTTGATTGAACAGTTTGCACAATCAATTGTGTACTGATTCGACAAAATGTTTTTGTGAtcagtgttttttttaaaaaaaaatagggaTTTGTTGATAAACAATGTAACTAAAGTAAaagttgaatttttagacttcAATTTATTAGCTTATATCAAATGTTAGAAATTGCTGAAAGAGGTTTTAACTAATTGGGATTTTGTGTTTAGGGTTGATTGGGCAGTTTGCACAATAATTTTGTACAGATGCGACAAAATGTTTTCTTTGATTCAGGTTTTGTTTAAAATAGGGATGTGATGATCTATGTCTTCCATACTCTTAGATGCCACTCCTTTTGTTCGACTTGTTACAAAATCAATTAATATTTCAGATATTGTGTTCCATTTTGTAAACCTACAGTTTACACTGTTCATTGTGCTTGATTGCTCATGAAATATTACAAAATAAGTGATCTTAGGACCAAGAAGCCTTATTTTTCTCCATTGGTACTCTGCTTTGTTTCTTATTCCatgaaattttaatatgaaattcTTGTATCTTAAGATCTCAGGCACCTATGTTGAAGTCTACTGTAGTCGTGTACCATAATCATGTGCACATTTTGGACTTCTGACCTGGACAGCTTTTTTTCCATGTTACTGTttttgaatcatgatttatttCAGTTCTAGTTTTAAAGTACATACAATCAGGTGGTAAAACAAAATCGACATGGTACTGGGCTTTTTATGTGTCAGGTTTCAAGGAGGTTgtacatgaaataaataaacttaATGGTGgtacatgaaataaataaactaaACTTAACATCCAATAGCAACATGGATGGTTTTAATTGTCATCTACTTGAAGAGCATAgtgaattttttgtttgttaAGTACAACTTAGAGGCGTCGCCAAAGGCTTACTCTGAATGATAGGAGAAAGAGAGGGAGTGGGTTTGGGCATCGCGATACGTTCTATATTCATGAAAGTAGTGTATCTTTATCTAAAATGGTCAAGCGTTCTCAATTATCTCAGTTCATTGCATCTTGTAATTTTCAGAATCGCTCCTGTTCtctttattttcgtttttatataAATGTGGATCTTTTAGCATTTGCATGCATCTAGAAGAGTCAATTTTTATTTGGTGGATTTTTTTGCACTGTCGATTTTATGCTGAGTCAATGAAATTTTTGACGAATTATTTGGGTATTTTATCAGTCTTCTATGCTAATGATTTTGAATTGTCAGCCAAGGGTCGAAGCCGCAATGGTGAATGCCAGGATACGGAAAACTGTTCGAGCAACCAATGCTAAGGTTGGTTATGTTGGCCCTCCAGCTGATCTCAACTATGATAACCAGCATCTTGGCACAGGGCCCGagacacttactgaacttgctGAGGGACGCCATCCATTTTCTTCTATTCTATCAACTGCTAAGAATCCTGCCATCATAGTTGGAGCCGGTATCTTTGAGAGGAAGGATAAAGACGCAATTTTCTCTGTTATTGATGCCATTGcaaaaaaatcaaatgcagTTACTCCTGAATGGAACGGTCTTAATATGCTGCTGCTTAATGCCGCCCAAGCCGCGGCACTAGACCTTGGACTTGTACCTGAATCCGACAAAAGCATTGAATCTGCCAAGTTTCTCTACTTAATGGGTGCTGATGATACTAACTTGGAGAAACTCCCTACTGATGCCTTCGTGGTTTACCAAGGTCACCATGGCGACAAGAGTGTGTATCGGGCCAATTTAATTTTACCAGCATCGGCTTTTAGTGAGAAAGAAGGGACGTATGCTAACACAGAAGGGTGTGCTCAAACAACTGTACCTGCAGTCCCTACGGTTGGCGATTCCAGGGACGATTGGAGAATTATTCGAGCATTATCAGAGGTGGCAGGTGTTCGGTTACCTTATGATACACTCGGTGCTATTAGGGCCCGAATAGGAACTGTGGCACCGAATCTCTTGCAAGTTGATGAGAGAGTGGCTGCAACGTATTCGACTTCTTCCATGAGACCTGAGGTGAAGGAGAAGATGGATAAGGCCCCGTTTGAAACTTCTGTCGAGAATTTCTATATGACAGATTCGATTTCCAGGGCGTCGAAGATCATGGCACAATGTAGTGCGCTGTTGAGGAAGTGATAAATTATTCCATGACGATTAATAAAGCGCCCCGTTACTTCTCTTTGGGTAAGGTTTTAGTGTTCATTCCGGACCAAGAACAGGGTGAATGAAAATCTGTAACTCTTTTTTTCTGTGGTGCCATTGTTATGTGTTCACTCATAAATGGCAAGAAGACGACTTCAGCCTATGTTGGTGTATACCTTTCTTTTGGTAAACTTGAAACCCAGAAAGTACTTGGGCTTTTTTGAGTTCAAACAGCTGCAGATGTCTTttgtttataaaatatcaatcgGTTCTTTGAAAAAAACtgattctcttctttttttcctcCCACCCCTCAGAGTTATAGTGGGTCATACCGTAATCTGGTGATATTTGGCGAGAAAGGGTTGCCTAGCAAATGAAGATAAATGGTAATAAAGAAACATTGTCTTAGAATTTAGACGTATTTAAGCATTGAAAACCATAAAAAAGGTACACAAGTGAAACAAATCGAGAGGTCGCACGTAAGTCAGGTGGGAaggtcaaataaaaaaaatggtccCGGTTTTAGAGtgacaaaacaaagaaaatcaGTCCCAACAATCTTCTGCTCTGTCATCCGTTCTCATGTAGCATCAACAACATGACACAACACAAGCAGCTCGAGAAAAGCAAATAACCTTCGAACTCCGAAAGGAATTAAAGCCAATCCATCTCAAAAGCTTGTAATGAAGAAGCTTACCATTTCTGGCTACGCTTGGCTACTTTGGATTGG
This window of the Primulina huaijiensis isolate GDHJ02 chromosome 3, ASM1229523v2, whole genome shotgun sequence genome carries:
- the LOC140974155 gene encoding NADH dehydrogenase [ubiquinone] iron-sulfur protein 1, mitochondrial, which gives rise to MGLAQLASRALLRSTRFTSKPYILRTIVSTPDRHNSETSAAAAEPDLPPRTPVGGARVHFPNPDDAIEVFVDGYQVKIPKGMTVLQACEIAGVDIPRFCYHSRLSIAGNCRMCLVEVEKSPKPVASCAMPALPGMKIKTDTPIAKKAREGVMEFLLMNHPLDCPICDQGGECDLQDQSMAFGSDRGRFTETKRSVVDKNLGPLVKTVMTRCIQCTRCVRFATEVAGVQDLGMLGRGSGEEIGTYVEKLMTSELSGNVIDICPVGALTSKPFAFKARNWELSGTESIDVSDAVGSNIRIDSRGPEVMRILPRLNEDINEEWISDKTRFFYDGLKRQRLSDPMVRGADGQFKVVSWHDVLAVVAEVIHQVKPEEIVGVAGKLSDAESMMALKDFLNKMGSNNIWCEGNGSNPNADLRAGYIMNSSISGLEKADVFLLVGTQPRVEAAMVNARIRKTVRATNAKVGYVGPPADLNYDNQHLGTGPETLTELAEGRHPFSSILSTAKNPAIIVGAGIFERKDKDAIFSVIDAIAKKSNAVTPEWNGLNMLLLNAAQAAALDLGLVPESDKSIESAKFLYLMGADDTNLEKLPTDAFVVYQGHHGDKSVYRANLILPASAFSEKEGTYANTEGCAQTTVPAVPTVGDSRDDWRIIRALSEVAGVRLPYDTLGAIRARIGTVAPNLLQVDERVAATYSTSSMRPEVKEKMDKAPFETSVENFYMTDSISRASKIMAQCSALLRK